A genomic segment from Agrobacterium vitis encodes:
- a CDS encoding thymidylate synthase — MYFVRDTLDDLLGSVYRALLKSNNRVSPTKGPNREAVGVLLKLKNPRSRFSRTEQRATLFSCLGETLWYFSGSDRLDVIEYYIKSYRKFCKLSAEAISAEGAYGPRIFGKDQGQLKNIITLINNPDRHDTRQAVIQIFDKEDMGNNDVPCTCTIQFLARGKKLHVLVSMRSNDAYRGLPHDIFAFTMLQEFVARHTNHELGTYNHAVGSLHLYDKDEDAAKRYIAAGWPEKLDMPPMPKGDPSKAMDWLLEAERLIREGGHEIPSSEGVEPYWIDLARLLLIKKMSDQRDLRGIIMQKREMSSPVYDASIRGREIELQEAMGTQLVLPGFTGI; from the coding sequence ATGTACTTTGTACGAGATACATTAGACGACCTGCTTGGCTCTGTTTATCGAGCTCTACTAAAAAGCAACAATAGAGTCAGCCCTACAAAAGGCCCCAACAGAGAGGCGGTAGGCGTATTACTAAAACTGAAAAATCCACGTTCGCGCTTTAGCAGAACCGAGCAGAGAGCAACGCTTTTTAGCTGCTTGGGAGAAACCTTATGGTATTTTTCGGGGTCGGATCGCTTGGATGTAATTGAGTATTACATCAAGAGTTACAGGAAATTTTGCAAACTGTCTGCCGAGGCTATCTCGGCGGAAGGAGCCTATGGACCTAGAATTTTTGGAAAAGATCAAGGACAGCTAAAAAATATCATAACGCTAATCAATAACCCTGATAGGCACGATACACGCCAAGCCGTTATTCAGATATTTGACAAAGAAGACATGGGAAACAACGACGTTCCCTGCACATGTACGATTCAATTTTTAGCACGCGGGAAAAAGCTTCACGTTTTGGTTTCAATGCGATCGAACGATGCTTACAGAGGCTTACCTCATGATATTTTTGCCTTTACCATGCTCCAAGAGTTTGTTGCTAGACACACAAACCACGAGCTTGGCACATACAACCATGCGGTGGGTAGCTTGCATCTTTATGACAAGGATGAAGACGCGGCCAAAAGATATATAGCGGCGGGCTGGCCAGAAAAACTTGATATGCCGCCAATGCCAAAGGGCGATCCAAGTAAAGCGATGGATTGGTTGTTAGAGGCGGAACGCCTGATACGCGAAGGAGGCCATGAAATTCCTTCGTCAGAAGGGGTAGAGCCTTATTGGATAGATTTGGCTCGTTTGTTGTTAATTAAAAAGATGTCCGATCAGCGCGACTTGCGTGGAATAATTATGCAGAAAAGGGAAATGTCTTCACCCGTATATGACGCTTCTATTCGGGGACGTGAGATAGAATTGCAGGAGGCAATGGGGACTCAGCTTGTTTTGCCTGGATTTACTGGAATTTAA
- a CDS encoding peptidoglycan-binding protein encodes MSPTLVSRIDASILKAIAPTPPSKKAAAQRAIIAAFGEMLPELLTLIECTTPLRIAHFLAQVAHESDGFCTLEEYASGAAYEGRADLGNVRPGDGVRYKGRGPIQLTGRANCRAFTIWMRKTDPTCPDFEAKPELVATWPWAGWAAAFFWSRNNINTRAADADDLVKVTKIVNGGRNGLADRAAYLAKAKTALAALAADRLSGNQVFAVLRRGMTGEAVEQLQRALAQAGHYHLTIDGDFGAGTEGALRAFQKATGLTADGLAGKKTVSALGSFWPQSVSEAA; translated from the coding sequence ATGTCCCCCACACTTGTTTCCCGCATTGATGCGTCCATCCTGAAAGCTATCGCACCAACGCCCCCTTCGAAAAAGGCGGCTGCGCAGCGGGCGATTATCGCCGCATTCGGCGAAATGCTGCCGGAATTGCTCACGCTGATTGAATGCACCACGCCTCTACGGATTGCGCATTTTTTGGCACAGGTCGCCCACGAGAGCGACGGCTTTTGCACGCTTGAGGAATATGCCTCCGGGGCTGCGTATGAGGGCCGTGCGGATCTGGGCAATGTCCGCCCCGGAGATGGCGTCCGTTACAAAGGCCGTGGACCGATCCAGCTCACGGGCCGCGCCAACTGCCGCGCCTTTACGATATGGATGCGTAAGACTGACCCCACATGCCCCGATTTCGAGGCCAAGCCGGAACTGGTGGCGACATGGCCATGGGCCGGTTGGGCGGCGGCATTCTTCTGGTCGCGCAACAACATCAACACCCGCGCCGCCGATGCGGACGATCTGGTTAAAGTCACCAAGATCGTCAATGGCGGTCGCAATGGTCTTGCCGACCGTGCCGCCTATCTTGCCAAGGCCAAGACGGCGCTGGCCGCTCTTGCTGCCGACCGGCTGTCCGGCAATCAGGTCTTTGCAGTGCTGCGCCGGGGCATGACCGGTGAAGCCGTCGAACAATTGCAACGGGCCTTGGCGCAGGCCGGTCATTATCATCTGACCATTGATGGCGATTTCGGTGCGGGCACCGAGGGCGCGCTTCGGGCTTTCCAGAAGGCGACCGGTTTAACGGCGGATGGTCTTGCCGGAAAGAAAACCGTGTCGGCGCTGGGGTCGTTCTGGCCGCAATCCGTCTCGGAAGCGGCCTGA
- a CDS encoding phage protein Gp36 family protein produces the protein MTRTRFLTVDDFTAAFGLAEVSQIAGIGNLNDPAGRSLDITKIEAAIIWAEDIFVGYARARYPVIETLTPEVTAPVIKGLIADVARYRLRDKSGGQGQVADTVRDRHDAAMANIKAVATGKFELPIAGLPTNGEAGSVSSQAIVPPSPVRSMLYGWRP, from the coding sequence ATGACGCGGACGCGATTTCTAACGGTTGATGACTTTACCGCCGCTTTCGGCCTTGCCGAAGTCTCGCAGATCGCGGGCATCGGGAACCTCAATGACCCGGCTGGCCGCAGCCTGGACATAACCAAGATTGAAGCCGCCATCATCTGGGCCGAGGATATTTTTGTCGGTTATGCCCGCGCCCGCTATCCCGTTATCGAGACGCTGACCCCCGAGGTAACGGCCCCCGTCATCAAGGGACTGATTGCCGATGTAGCGCGCTACCGCCTGCGGGATAAGTCGGGCGGCCAAGGCCAAGTCGCGGACACCGTTAGAGATCGGCACGACGCCGCCATGGCCAATATCAAGGCCGTGGCGACCGGCAAATTTGAATTGCCGATTGCGGGCCTGCCCACCAATGGCGAAGCTGGGTCCGTCAGTTCGCAGGCCATTGTGCCGCCGTCGCCGGTTCGCTCGATGCTTTACGGGTGGCGGCCATGA
- a CDS encoding phage portal protein family protein yields MSRKNRKTRASFADTTPAETRKNLPSEAGTLIADVKNDITIPFYTGALQHADDTLLQRGGGKGLKIYDEIKRDTHASACLAKRNKHLVAREWEVVQASDKPLDVAAADFVRTTLKDMPFDGVCEDLSGGAILKGFAVSESIWARDGNRIKPQRIVSHDQRRFAFGQDGRPRLRTWTNMNDGIELPERKFIVHRHGVVGNNPYGLGLGYQLFWAVLFKREGIAFWLHFLDKFAGPTVIAQTPYGMLSDEQQKLLHNLANIRTSSAVTVPVGTDVKFLEAARSGSVSYQEWLEYWDKQISICILGETLTTDIGSSGSRAAAETHAGMLDLLVDSDADHLSDTLNEQLIRWLVEYNFPGAAVPRVWRVRPSNEKAKAETRKARAEAASSEHAALVEIIATAANIDDDDTAREFITSFDLTHSLSDQTIDRLVEARFAFIEGKRPTQQMPDNAPAFSSLFGPLGSKKNDS; encoded by the coding sequence GTGAGCCGCAAGAACCGCAAAACCCGCGCCAGCTTTGCCGACACCACGCCCGCAGAGACCCGGAAAAACCTGCCAAGCGAGGCCGGAACGCTGATTGCCGATGTCAAGAACGACATTACCATCCCGTTCTACACCGGCGCTCTGCAACATGCTGACGACACGCTCCTCCAGCGCGGTGGCGGCAAGGGTCTCAAAATATATGACGAAATCAAGCGCGACACCCACGCCTCTGCCTGCCTTGCCAAGCGCAACAAGCATCTGGTGGCCCGCGAATGGGAGGTGGTCCAGGCATCCGACAAGCCTCTTGATGTCGCGGCGGCGGATTTCGTACGCACCACGCTGAAGGACATGCCCTTCGACGGCGTCTGTGAAGATTTGTCTGGCGGCGCGATCCTGAAGGGGTTTGCGGTTTCGGAGAGCATTTGGGCGAGAGACGGCAACCGGATCAAGCCGCAGCGCATCGTCAGCCATGACCAGCGCCGTTTTGCGTTCGGCCAGGACGGTCGGCCACGGCTGCGCACCTGGACGAACATGAATGACGGGATAGAGCTGCCGGAGCGGAAATTCATCGTCCACCGCCACGGCGTTGTCGGCAACAATCCGTATGGTCTCGGCCTGGGCTATCAGTTGTTTTGGGCTGTGCTGTTTAAACGCGAAGGCATAGCCTTCTGGCTACATTTTCTCGACAAGTTCGCGGGGCCGACCGTTATCGCCCAAACGCCCTACGGCATGTTGAGCGACGAGCAGCAAAAGCTACTGCATAATCTTGCCAATATCCGCACCAGCTCTGCCGTCACGGTGCCGGTTGGGACGGATGTGAAGTTTCTGGAGGCGGCGCGGTCCGGCTCCGTTAGCTATCAGGAATGGCTCGAATATTGGGACAAGCAGATATCCATCTGTATTCTCGGCGAAACCCTGACCACCGATATCGGCTCTAGCGGCTCCCGTGCCGCCGCCGAAACCCACGCAGGAATGCTCGACCTGCTGGTGGACAGTGACGCCGATCACCTGTCGGACACATTGAACGAGCAGCTTATCCGCTGGCTGGTCGAGTACAACTTCCCCGGCGCTGCCGTCCCGCGTGTCTGGCGGGTGCGCCCATCTAACGAGAAGGCCAAGGCCGAAACGCGCAAGGCCAGGGCTGAGGCCGCAAGCTCCGAACATGCCGCCCTGGTCGAGATCATTGCCACCGCCGCCAATATTGATGATGACGACACAGCACGCGAATTCATCACCTCGTTTGACCTAACCCATAGTCTCTCCGATCAGACGATTGATCGGCTGGTGGAAGCACGGTTTGCGTTCATAGAAGGCAAGCGGCCAACACAACAAATGCCCGATAACGCTCCTGCATTCTCCAGCCTGTTCGGGCCGCTCGGCTCAAAAAAAAACGACAGCTGA
- a CDS encoding Gp37 family protein: MTDALATARPATVIEQVEDALLGELKVSVSGQCKVEAFPNDPALYDFSGLPAALLIHYAGSRFAPAKGPANTTQARAMEFSLVLLVRSLRGEGGAYAHLEDIRLAIQGRAFAGAGPAMLIHDELVEEKDGVWRWEIRVSLPIPAVARNYQTPAPLMRPGISTP; the protein is encoded by the coding sequence ATGACAGATGCATTGGCTACGGCCCGTCCAGCGACCGTCATTGAGCAGGTTGAGGATGCACTGCTTGGCGAACTGAAGGTTAGCGTTTCCGGCCAATGCAAGGTCGAGGCCTTCCCGAACGATCCGGCGCTCTACGATTTCAGTGGACTGCCCGCCGCTTTGCTCATCCACTATGCCGGATCACGGTTTGCGCCCGCCAAGGGGCCAGCCAACACCACCCAAGCCCGCGCCATGGAGTTTTCCCTGGTGCTGCTGGTCCGCTCACTTCGCGGCGAAGGCGGTGCTTATGCCCACCTTGAGGATATTCGCCTTGCCATCCAAGGCCGGGCCTTTGCCGGGGCCGGTCCTGCCATGCTTATCCACGACGAATTGGTCGAGGAAAAAGACGGCGTCTGGCGCTGGGAAATCCGAGTCTCGCTGCCGATCCCCGCCGTCGCCCGAAACTACCAGACCCCCGCGCCGCTGATGCGTCCGGGCATTTCCACCCCCTGA
- a CDS encoding major capsid protein, whose translation MTTRALNQRTAAVVNPILSTHARGYRNSTFIASALFPRVSIPNRSMLVIKFGKEAFRKLNTRRAPGSATKRVQYGYAADPASLVQDSLEGIVPTEHQQEAETVPGIDLGAGAVNMVLDVLDLNLEIDSGRIARDPANYDANHKVALTGKDRWVDPESDPKSDLDEAKEMIRRSIGRYPNTLTLGPNAGNALKGHPKIKEQFKYTSKDSISTDMLAAYFDVKKVVIGAAVYLPETADDAALANDVWGDDAILAYVPEAGDNFQVPSFAYTYELTGYPQVEQPYYERPIKSWVYPTTVERRPILTGAEGGFLFQGAGSK comes from the coding sequence ATGACCACTCGCGCTCTCAACCAGCGGACGGCTGCTGTCGTCAATCCGATCCTCTCCACCCATGCCCGTGGCTACCGAAACTCCACCTTCATCGCCAGCGCGCTGTTTCCGCGTGTTTCGATCCCCAACCGGTCGATGCTGGTCATCAAGTTTGGCAAGGAGGCATTTCGCAAGCTGAATACCCGCCGTGCGCCTGGCTCCGCTACCAAGCGGGTGCAATATGGCTATGCGGCGGACCCGGCCTCGCTGGTCCAGGACTCACTTGAAGGCATCGTGCCGACCGAACACCAACAGGAAGCCGAGACAGTGCCGGGCATCGATCTCGGCGCGGGTGCGGTCAATATGGTGCTGGATGTTCTTGACCTCAATCTTGAGATCGATAGCGGGCGGATTGCCCGCGACCCGGCCAACTATGACGCCAACCATAAGGTGGCGCTGACCGGCAAGGATCGCTGGGTCGATCCGGAGAGTGATCCTAAGTCCGACCTCGATGAAGCCAAGGAGATGATCCGCCGCTCGATTGGTCGCTATCCCAACACACTCACGCTTGGTCCCAATGCTGGAAATGCCCTCAAGGGCCATCCCAAGATTAAGGAGCAGTTTAAATATACCTCGAAAGACAGCATTTCCACCGACATGCTGGCCGCCTATTTCGACGTCAAGAAAGTGGTGATCGGCGCGGCGGTCTATCTGCCGGAGACCGCCGACGATGCGGCTCTCGCCAATGACGTCTGGGGCGATGATGCGATCCTGGCTTATGTGCCGGAAGCGGGCGACAATTTTCAGGTGCCGTCCTTTGCTTATACCTATGAGCTGACCGGTTATCCGCAGGTCGAACAGCCCTATTATGAGCGGCCTATCAAGTCGTGGGTCTATCCGACCACGGTTGAGCGCCGTCCTATTCTGACCGGAGCCGAAGGCGGTTTCCTCTTTCAGGGCGCGGGGTCGAAATGA
- a CDS encoding PBECR2 nuclease fold domain-containing protein — protein MELAALHGREAAFTDGEDDDARFADADVFNQPFKEQIDFFTQKRGKPTKAWSDALRGTHDRAFVIAGATDLAMLSDFQTAIASAMQSGTTFADFQKDFDRIVAKYGWAYKGERGWRSRVIFETNLRTSHMAGRLKQMRDPDVLKLRPYWEYRHGETRKPKIPRTQHLAWHGKCYPHDDPFWQTHFPPNDWHCSCGVRSRSLRDLKRMGKDGPDPSPEILTEPMKDPLTGQLIEQPQGVGYGWDYQPGDLWERGLTPSNLMEQGHEVLDNPRMAVEIDAPEPLDELLKAAKPFKAKTLEDGLAPEDYVRAFLEPFGADIGKAVLFEDAAGNRIPVSDLLFRNREGAFKALKRNRHRVMSMMAEALIDPDEIWMGVAHKVESGDLVVDRRYIRVDPKTAIQVVFEIGERGWEAITSFDFTDKRGEPDFSALEKRRVGKLIYKRPEK, from the coding sequence TTGGAGCTGGCAGCCCTTCATGGACGCGAGGCCGCGTTTACTGACGGCGAGGACGATGACGCCCGTTTTGCCGACGCTGACGTATTCAACCAGCCGTTCAAGGAGCAGATTGACTTCTTTACCCAAAAACGGGGCAAGCCGACCAAGGCGTGGAGCGATGCTTTGCGCGGCACCCACGATCGCGCCTTTGTTATTGCTGGTGCCACCGATCTCGCCATGCTGTCGGATTTTCAGACCGCCATTGCCAGCGCCATGCAAAGCGGCACCACCTTCGCTGATTTCCAAAAGGACTTTGACCGGATCGTTGCCAAATACGGCTGGGCTTATAAGGGTGAACGCGGCTGGCGCAGCCGGGTGATCTTTGAAACCAACCTGCGCACCAGCCACATGGCGGGGCGGCTCAAGCAGATGCGCGACCCGGATGTGCTGAAGCTGCGCCCATATTGGGAATATCGCCACGGTGAAACCCGCAAGCCGAAAATTCCGCGCACCCAACATCTGGCGTGGCACGGCAAATGCTATCCGCATGATGATCCGTTCTGGCAGACCCATTTCCCACCGAACGACTGGCATTGTTCCTGCGGTGTGCGCTCGCGTTCCCTGCGAGACCTGAAGCGTATGGGCAAAGACGGCCCCGATCCATCTCCCGAAATTCTAACGGAACCGATGAAGGACCCGCTGACCGGCCAGCTGATCGAACAACCGCAAGGCGTCGGTTATGGCTGGGACTATCAGCCCGGTGACCTTTGGGAGCGCGGCTTGACGCCGTCGAATCTGATGGAGCAAGGCCACGAAGTCCTGGACAATCCGCGCATGGCGGTGGAGATCGACGCCCCCGAACCGCTGGACGAGCTGCTAAAGGCGGCAAAGCCATTCAAGGCCAAGACGCTTGAAGATGGGCTTGCTCCAGAGGACTATGTACGGGCCTTCCTTGAACCGTTCGGCGCTGACATTGGCAAAGCCGTGCTGTTTGAAGACGCGGCGGGCAATCGTATCCCTGTTTCCGATCTGCTATTTCGAAACCGCGAAGGTGCTTTCAAGGCGCTGAAACGCAATCGCCACCGCGTTATGTCGATGATGGCCGAAGCGTTGATTGACCCTGACGAGATCTGGATGGGTGTGGCGCACAAAGTCGAGAGCGGAGATCTTGTGGTGGATCGCCGTTACATCCGTGTCGATCCGAAAACCGCCATCCAGGTCGTATTCGAGATTGGCGAACGAGGCTGGGAGGCCATCACCAGCTTCGACTTCACCGATAAGCGCGGGGAGCCTGATTTCTCGGCTTTGGAAAAGCGGCGCGTCGGCAAGCTGATCTACAAGCGCCCGGAAAAATAA
- a CDS encoding phage virion morphogenesis protein, whose product MTGISYKATIDDADMREKLTELIGKMQRPAGFYKNVGEHLLNSVKDNFENESAPDGNRWKTLSQSTLNLRSKKHGNATTTILRASGDLMNSINMLASDTDVRIGSSLIYAAIHQFGGDAGLGKKVTLTARPYLGLSVADEDEVVTIAEHWLAVE is encoded by the coding sequence ATGACCGGTATCAGCTACAAGGCGACCATTGACGACGCCGACATGCGCGAAAAACTGACCGAACTGATAGGCAAGATGCAGCGTCCGGCAGGCTTTTACAAAAATGTCGGCGAACATCTGCTGAATTCGGTCAAGGACAATTTCGAGAATGAAAGCGCGCCGGATGGCAACCGCTGGAAAACCCTATCCCAGAGCACCCTCAACCTGCGCTCGAAAAAACACGGCAACGCCACCACCACCATCCTGCGCGCCTCTGGCGATCTAATGAACTCCATCAACATGCTAGCCAGCGATACCGATGTGCGGATCGGCTCAAGCTTGATTTACGCCGCCATCCACCAGTTTGGTGGTGACGCTGGTCTGGGCAAGAAAGTGACCCTCACGGCGCGGCCTTATCTCGGGCTTTCTGTTGCAGATGAGGATGAGGTCGTGACTATTGCGGAACACTGGTTAGCGGTGGAGTAA
- the terL gene encoding phage terminase large subunit, whose product MADELARWVDLSVTAFAADPKAKAERLAKAKHPETGFRFFLETYLPHYVKGDHSRFHEEIFARVPQILTSSKGVRDLFIAPRGSSKSTHMSLGFALYCLCLGYKRYILEVCDVYAQAALLIEAIKAELTTNPRLAHDFPEATGQGRVWREGEIVTANNIRVEGLGALQKLRGRRHGPYRPDLMFFDDLENDEAVRSPEQRKKLETWIKRAALKVGPPDGSMDVVWVGTVLHYDAVLVRAAKSPVWRVAEFQAIIRFPDRMDLWDHFEERYHNEGEDAARAFYDGNKADMDAGAVVNWPSMQPLVWLMLERASDHDSFQTEYQNKPISEGSPFKDLTFWALKRSDLIFFGALDPSLGKKGHGRDPSAILIGGFDRLTGKMDVVEASIRRRLPDVIIADIIALQREYRCLLWFVEAVQFQEFLRTTLMVEAAKQGVGISAVPITPHADKDLRIERLQPPIAAGLIRLNQTQQTLIDQLQQWPNADHDDGPDALDMLWQNTLLYAGGQQAGGGSAGVMTAAAAGSDNYGDYRL is encoded by the coding sequence ATGGCCGACGAACTGGCCCGCTGGGTGGACCTGTCCGTCACCGCCTTTGCCGCCGATCCCAAGGCCAAGGCGGAACGACTGGCGAAGGCAAAGCACCCGGAGACCGGGTTTCGCTTCTTTCTGGAAACCTATCTTCCGCACTATGTGAAGGGTGATCACAGCCGCTTCCATGAAGAGATTTTTGCGCGTGTGCCGCAAATTCTAACGTCTTCCAAGGGCGTTAGAGACTTGTTCATCGCCCCGCGTGGCTCGTCCAAATCCACCCATATGTCGCTTGGCTTTGCGCTCTATTGCCTCTGTCTGGGATACAAGCGTTACATTCTCGAAGTCTGCGACGTGTATGCTCAGGCGGCTTTGCTGATCGAGGCGATCAAGGCCGAGCTGACCACCAATCCGCGCCTTGCCCATGACTTTCCGGAGGCGACCGGCCAGGGCCGCGTCTGGCGCGAGGGCGAAATCGTCACCGCCAACAATATCCGGGTTGAGGGGCTTGGCGCGCTGCAAAAGCTGCGTGGCCGTCGTCATGGTCCCTATCGCCCCGACCTGATGTTTTTCGATGACTTGGAGAACGATGAGGCGGTGCGCTCGCCAGAACAGCGCAAGAAGCTGGAAACATGGATCAAACGCGCCGCCCTGAAGGTAGGCCCACCGGACGGCTCGATGGATGTGGTCTGGGTTGGCACCGTCTTGCATTATGACGCCGTGCTGGTGCGGGCGGCAAAGTCGCCGGTTTGGCGGGTGGCCGAATTCCAGGCGATCATTCGCTTTCCTGATCGGATGGACCTTTGGGACCACTTCGAAGAGCGTTATCACAATGAGGGTGAGGACGCCGCCCGCGCATTCTATGATGGCAATAAGGCGGATATGGACGCCGGGGCCGTGGTCAACTGGCCGTCGATGCAGCCGCTTGTCTGGCTGATGTTGGAGCGCGCTAGCGATCACGACAGTTTCCAGACGGAATACCAGAATAAGCCGATCAGCGAGGGCAGCCCGTTTAAGGATCTGACCTTCTGGGCGCTCAAGCGCAGCGACCTGATTTTCTTCGGCGCGCTTGATCCGTCACTCGGCAAAAAGGGTCATGGCCGCGATCCGTCCGCTATCCTGATCGGCGGCTTTGATCGCCTGACCGGTAAGATGGACGTGGTGGAAGCCTCGATCCGCCGCCGCCTGCCGGATGTGATCATTGCCGACATTATCGCCCTTCAGCGCGAGTATCGTTGCCTGCTGTGGTTTGTCGAGGCGGTACAGTTTCAAGAGTTTTTGCGCACAACGTTGATGGTGGAAGCGGCAAAGCAGGGCGTCGGGATTTCTGCCGTGCCGATCACGCCACATGCCGACAAGGATCTGCGCATCGAGCGGCTTCAGCCGCCGATTGCGGCGGGTCTGATCCGCCTCAACCAGACCCAACAGACGCTGATTGACCAGCTGCAACAATGGCCCAACGCCGACCACGATGACGGGCCGGACGCGCTCGACATGCTTTGGCAAAACACGCTGCTTTATGCCGGTGGTCAGCAGGCCGGAGGTGGCAGCGCTGGCGTGATGACTGCTGCCGCTGCTGGCTCTGACAATTATGGAGACTACCGACTGTGA
- a CDS encoding capsid cement protein: protein MQFFQPVLSDTVTATTLFDAYDLIGFDDGKVTTDDAPVKGMAHHPATEIGLDVAAMLIGTGRVRARGVITKGAKLISAAAGGVKAAPANAANPFAVALTAAADGEFVTILIR, encoded by the coding sequence ATGCAGTTTTTTCAGCCGGTCCTTTCGGACACAGTAACCGCCACCACGCTTTTCGACGCTTACGACCTGATCGGTTTCGATGACGGCAAGGTGACGACCGACGACGCGCCGGTCAAGGGCATGGCCCATCATCCTGCCACCGAGATCGGCCTTGATGTCGCTGCCATGCTGATCGGCACAGGCCGGGTCCGCGCCCGTGGCGTCATCACCAAAGGGGCAAAGCTGATCTCTGCCGCTGCCGGTGGTGTCAAAGCCGCGCCCGCCAATGCCGCCAATCCGTTCGCCGTGGCGCTGACCGCCGCCGCCGATGGCGAATTCGTCACCATCCTCATCCGTTAA
- a CDS encoding DUF1804 family protein — protein sequence MANDQDTRRKARADYVYRRMSAATISMTLNISAATFGRWKKAAKEAGDDWDMARSASVIAGEGIDTVVSSVVEDFVLMAQALLEEVKTEQLTLDQKIKHMVALGDAMVKVTASAGKLAPKISQLGVAQDVVQHLIAFVQEQFPQHISVVQEILIPFGDRIATAFAP from the coding sequence ATGGCCAATGACCAGGACACCCGCCGCAAGGCCCGCGCCGATTATGTCTATCGGCGCATGTCAGCGGCCACCATTTCCATGACGCTCAATATCAGCGCCGCCACCTTTGGACGTTGGAAGAAAGCCGCCAAAGAAGCCGGTGATGATTGGGACATGGCCCGGTCAGCGTCGGTGATCGCGGGCGAAGGTATCGACACGGTAGTTTCATCCGTGGTCGAGGATTTCGTGCTGATGGCGCAAGCTCTGCTGGAAGAGGTCAAGACCGAACAACTGACCCTTGACCAGAAGATCAAGCACATGGTCGCGTTGGGCGACGCCATGGTCAAGGTGACAGCCTCGGCTGGCAAGCTGGCTCCGAAGATCAGCCAGCTTGGCGTCGCGCAAGACGTTGTCCAGCATCTGATTGCCTTTGTGCAGGAACAGTTTCCGCAACATATCTCCGTCGTGCAGGAAATCCTCATTCCATTCGGCGACCGGATTGCCACGGCCTTTGCTCCATGA
- a CDS encoding ImmA/IrrE family metallo-endopeptidase yields MTANLSAFSPDWTTPPGSTIKRIMSKRGLSVDELAMEIEFSEAKTQGLIDGEVYIDEELAKRLSSALGASHNFWINRERQYRDDLMRLNPNMQNFQSLDAFWAKAFPWRDMCKLGWLPSTTTKQNFIETLQKFFDVRTPEDWVSRYKPTETLAAFRTSPSFESSPPAVTAWLRWAEIKASEVECNPWNRDALIASIADMRKLTRRNHPSKFIPDLRRLCASAGVALVIAPAPDGCRASGATRFLSPEKALIVLSLRFRSDDHFWFTFFHEVGHLVLHSKDDLFLEDNSDVNSVEEIEANEFSANTLVPSELRDEMLSLKPRSDAISRFSIHAGISSGIVVGQLQHVGRLGRNQMNRLKRRYQWDDFNL; encoded by the coding sequence ATGACGGCTAATCTCAGCGCATTTTCTCCAGATTGGACAACTCCACCCGGCAGCACAATCAAGCGGATCATGTCAAAACGGGGACTATCCGTTGATGAGTTGGCTATGGAAATTGAATTCTCTGAGGCTAAGACGCAGGGCCTCATTGATGGTGAAGTATATATCGATGAGGAGCTTGCAAAGCGCTTAAGCTCTGCGCTTGGGGCAAGCCATAATTTTTGGATAAACAGAGAGCGCCAGTATCGTGATGACCTGATGCGATTAAATCCAAATATGCAAAATTTTCAATCATTGGATGCATTTTGGGCGAAAGCCTTCCCATGGAGGGATATGTGCAAACTCGGTTGGTTACCTTCCACAACCACCAAACAAAATTTCATTGAGACTCTTCAAAAGTTCTTCGACGTAAGGACACCCGAAGATTGGGTGAGCCGTTATAAGCCTACGGAGACGCTTGCCGCATTCAGAACATCACCTTCATTTGAATCAAGTCCACCTGCTGTCACGGCTTGGTTGCGATGGGCTGAGATAAAAGCCTCAGAGGTTGAGTGTAATCCTTGGAATCGCGATGCTCTTATCGCTAGCATAGCTGATATGCGTAAGCTGACGCGGCGAAATCACCCGTCAAAATTCATACCTGATCTACGTCGGTTGTGCGCCAGTGCAGGGGTTGCCTTGGTTATTGCACCGGCTCCGGACGGTTGCCGCGCAAGTGGTGCAACCCGTTTTTTAAGCCCGGAAAAAGCCCTTATTGTTTTGAGCCTACGATTTAGGTCTGATGACCATTTTTGGTTTACTTTTTTCCATGAAGTTGGTCATCTAGTGCTTCATAGCAAAGATGATTTATTCCTAGAGGATAACAGCGACGTAAATTCCGTAGAAGAAATTGAAGCAAACGAGTTTTCCGCGAATACTTTGGTCCCGTCTGAATTACGCGACGAGATGCTATCTCTAAAACCTAGATCAGATGCAATTTCTCGCTTCTCAATACACGCGGGCATATCGAGCGGTATCGTTGTGGGGCAATTGCAGCATGTTGGAAGATTGGGACGAAACCAGATGAACCGCCTAAAAAGGCGGTATCAGTGGGACGATTTCAACCTCTAA